The following coding sequences are from one Bradyrhizobium sp. 200 window:
- a CDS encoding ABC transporter substrate-binding protein, giving the protein MHDFTRRSLLQGGTALAAAGALTGPALLDFAKAWAQASPWKAEPGAKLTVMRWKRFVPAEDDAFNAMVAAFKTATGTEMNVFSESFEDVQPKASVAANTGSGLDLAWGLHTLPQLFPAQVLQMNDVADYLGKKYGGWTEAAAVTCKQGNNWLGIPVATIGGYMTYRKSSVEKAGFKDFPKDFPGFLEMCKALKKNNTPAGFPLGHASGDANAWLHWILWGHGAYTVDKDNKVIINSPETVKALEYCKALSDTFIPGVASWNDSSNNKAFLSGELHVTANGISIYVAAKDDPTKKELTEDTYHALWPVGPIGKPTELQLCVPILAFKFTKYPNAAKAFIAFMLEKENYDKWLSGARGYLTHTLNAYDNSPVWTADPKNAVFAQASKRALPASGIGTPGEKAATAIADFLVVDMFANYCTGAKDAKTAIAETERQLKRIYR; this is encoded by the coding sequence ATGCATGACTTTACCCGCCGCTCTCTGCTTCAGGGCGGCACCGCGCTGGCGGCGGCCGGCGCACTGACCGGACCGGCACTGCTCGATTTCGCCAAGGCCTGGGCGCAGGCCTCGCCGTGGAAGGCGGAGCCCGGCGCCAAGCTCACGGTGATGCGCTGGAAGCGCTTCGTGCCGGCGGAAGACGACGCCTTCAATGCCATGGTCGCCGCGTTCAAGACCGCAACCGGCACCGAAATGAACGTGTTCTCGGAATCCTTCGAGGACGTGCAGCCGAAGGCCTCGGTTGCCGCCAACACCGGCTCGGGCCTCGACCTCGCCTGGGGCCTGCACACGCTGCCGCAGCTTTTCCCGGCGCAAGTGCTGCAGATGAACGATGTCGCCGACTATCTCGGCAAGAAATACGGCGGCTGGACCGAAGCTGCGGCGGTAACCTGCAAGCAGGGCAACAACTGGCTCGGTATCCCCGTGGCGACCATCGGCGGCTACATGACCTACCGCAAATCGTCGGTGGAAAAGGCCGGTTTCAAGGATTTCCCGAAGGACTTCCCGGGTTTCCTCGAAATGTGCAAGGCGCTGAAGAAGAACAACACGCCGGCCGGTTTCCCGTTGGGCCACGCCTCGGGCGACGCCAACGCCTGGCTGCACTGGATCCTCTGGGGTCACGGGGCCTACACGGTCGACAAGGACAACAAGGTCATCATCAACTCGCCCGAGACCGTAAAGGCGCTCGAGTACTGCAAGGCGCTGTCCGACACCTTCATTCCCGGCGTCGCGTCGTGGAACGATTCGTCGAACAACAAGGCGTTTCTGTCAGGCGAACTGCACGTCACCGCCAACGGCATCTCGATCTATGTCGCGGCCAAGGACGATCCGACCAAGAAGGAACTCACCGAGGACACGTATCATGCGCTGTGGCCGGTCGGCCCGATCGGGAAGCCGACCGAACTGCAGCTCTGCGTGCCGATCCTGGCGTTCAAGTTCACCAAATATCCGAACGCGGCGAAGGCCTTCATCGCCTTCATGCTGGAGAAGGAAAACTACGACAAGTGGCTGTCGGGCGCCCGCGGCTATCTCACCCACACGCTCAACGCCTATGACAACTCGCCGGTCTGGACTGCGGATCCGAAGAACGCCGTATTCGCGCAGGCCAGCAAGCGCGCGCTTCCCGCATCCGGTATCGGTACGCCGGGCGAGAAGGCGGCAACCGCGATCGCCGACTTCCTGGTGGTCGACATGTTCGCCAACTACTGCACCGGTGCCAAGGATGCCAAAACCGCGATCGCGGAAACCGAGCGTCAGTTGAAGCGCATCTATCGCTAA
- a CDS encoding sugar ABC transporter permease has translation MADIAIAPRRAKTEIREASAWDQLKHNRNWLGFWFMVPALAFLIFFLAYPLGLGIWLSFTDTRIGRVGAYVGTENYEWLWDDAIFWLSVFNTLLYTFIASAIKFGIGLYLALLLNENMPFKAMLRALVLIPFIVPTVLSALAFWWIFDSQFSIISWSLKQMGLITENINFLGDTTWARICVIFANIWRGVPFVAITLLAGLQTVSPSLYEAAILDGATSWQRFRFITYPLLTPIIAVVMTFSVLFTFTDFQLIWAMTRGGPVNATHLMATLSYQRAIIAGQLGEGAAISSAMIPFLLAAIMVSWFGLQRRKWQQGESND, from the coding sequence ATGGCTGACATCGCAATCGCGCCACGACGCGCCAAGACGGAGATCCGCGAGGCCAGCGCATGGGACCAGCTCAAGCATAACCGTAACTGGCTGGGCTTCTGGTTCATGGTGCCGGCGTTGGCGTTCCTGATCTTCTTCCTCGCCTATCCGCTTGGCCTCGGTATCTGGCTTTCGTTCACCGACACCCGCATCGGTCGCGTCGGAGCATATGTCGGGACCGAGAATTACGAGTGGCTGTGGGACGACGCGATCTTCTGGCTCTCGGTGTTCAACACGCTTTTGTACACGTTCATCGCGAGCGCGATCAAATTCGGCATCGGGCTCTATCTGGCGCTGCTCCTGAACGAGAACATGCCGTTCAAGGCGATGCTGCGCGCGCTGGTGCTGATCCCCTTCATTGTGCCGACGGTGCTGTCGGCGCTGGCATTCTGGTGGATTTTCGATTCGCAGTTCTCGATCATCTCGTGGTCGCTGAAGCAGATGGGGCTGATCACCGAGAACATCAATTTCCTCGGCGACACGACCTGGGCCCGTATCTGCGTGATCTTCGCCAATATCTGGCGCGGCGTTCCCTTTGTCGCGATCACGCTGCTGGCGGGCCTGCAGACGGTGTCGCCATCGCTTTACGAGGCGGCGATCCTCGATGGCGCGACCAGCTGGCAGCGATTCCGCTTCATCACCTATCCGCTGCTGACTCCGATCATCGCCGTCGTGATGACGTTCTCGGTGCTGTTCACCTTCACCGACTTCCAGTTGATCTGGGCGATGACGCGCGGCGGTCCGGTCAACGCCACGCATTTGATGGCGACCCTGTCGTACCAGCGCGCGATCATCGCGGGCCAGCTCGGCGAGGGCGCCGCGATCTCGAGCGCGATGATCCCGTTCCTGCTCGCGGCCATCATGGTGTCCTGGTTCGGGCTGCAACGCCGCAAGTGGCAGCAGGGAGAGAGCAATGACTGA